A single window of Anser cygnoides isolate HZ-2024a breed goose chromosome 12, Taihu_goose_T2T_genome, whole genome shotgun sequence DNA harbors:
- the LOC136791807 gene encoding C-signal-like isoform X2 — MGELRVRSVLVTGANRGIGLGFVRHLLGLPNPPEWVFAACRDPKGQRAQELQNLASKHPNLVIIPLEVTKPASIKAAAASVGEHLKGSGLNLLINNAGMLVYKTLDTETQEDMSQVYATNTIGPLLLSQAALNMLTKCQSLGYQEHGILCAALHPGWVQTDMGNTAGDTPPVTVDESVGGMLKVISSFSEKDTGTFLDWEGKVVPW, encoded by the exons ATGGGAGAGCTTCGTGTCCGCTCCGTTCTGGTGACTGGAGCCAACCGAGGAATCGGCCTGGGGTTTGTCCGgcacctgctggggctgccaaaCCCACCCGAGTGGGTCTTTGCAGCCTGTCGGGACCCCAAGGGACAGCGAGCACAG gagctgcagaactTGGCTTCCAAGCACCCCAACCTGGTCATCATCCCACTCG AAGTCACCAAGCCCGCCAGCATcaaggcagctgcagccagcgTCGGGGAGCACCTTAAGGGCTCAGGTCTCAACCTCCTCATCAACAATGCTGGCATGCTGGTTTACAAGACACTTGACACCGAGACACAGGAGGACATGTCCCAGGTGTATGCCACCAACACCATTGGGCCCCTGCTGCTGAGCCAG GCTGCTCTGAACATGCTCACCAAGTGCCAGTCCTTGGGCTACCAGGAACACggcatcctctgtgctgctctccATCCTGGCTGGGTGCAGACGGACATGGGGAACACAGCCGGAGACACG ccccccgtgACAGTAGATGAGAGCGTAGGAGGGATGCTGAAGGTGATCTCCTCCTTCTCCGAGAAGGACACCGGGACCTTTCTCGACTGGGAAGGGAAAGTTGTGCCCTGGTGA
- the LOC136791807 gene encoding C-signal-like isoform X1: MGELRVRSVLVTGANRGIGLGFVRHLLGLPNPPEWVFAACRDPKGQRAQELQNLASKHPNLVIIPLEVTKPASIKAAAASVGEHLKGSGLNLLINNAGMLVYKTLDTETQEDMSQVYATNTIGPLLLSQAFLPLLKKAAQGSPGSGLSCSKAAIINMSSYAGSIQDVYLWEYAQALSYRCSKAALNMLTKCQSLGYQEHGILCAALHPGWVQTDMGNTAGDTPPVTVDESVGGMLKVISSFSEKDTGTFLDWEGKVVPW, encoded by the exons ATGGGAGAGCTTCGTGTCCGCTCCGTTCTGGTGACTGGAGCCAACCGAGGAATCGGCCTGGGGTTTGTCCGgcacctgctggggctgccaaaCCCACCCGAGTGGGTCTTTGCAGCCTGTCGGGACCCCAAGGGACAGCGAGCACAG gagctgcagaactTGGCTTCCAAGCACCCCAACCTGGTCATCATCCCACTCG AAGTCACCAAGCCCGCCAGCATcaaggcagctgcagccagcgTCGGGGAGCACCTTAAGGGCTCAGGTCTCAACCTCCTCATCAACAATGCTGGCATGCTGGTTTACAAGACACTTGACACCGAGACACAGGAGGACATGTCCCAGGTGTATGCCACCAACACCATTGGGCCCCTGCTGCTGAGCCAG gcattcctgcccctgctgaagaaggctgcccaggggagcCCGGGCtcagggctgagctgcagcaaggCAGCCATCATCAACATGTCCAGCTATGCTGGCTCCATTCAGGACGTCTATCTCTGGGAGTACGCACAAGCTCTCTCATATCGCTGCAGCAAG GCTGCTCTGAACATGCTCACCAAGTGCCAGTCCTTGGGCTACCAGGAACACggcatcctctgtgctgctctccATCCTGGCTGGGTGCAGACGGACATGGGGAACACAGCCGGAGACACG ccccccgtgACAGTAGATGAGAGCGTAGGAGGGATGCTGAAGGTGATCTCCTCCTTCTCCGAGAAGGACACCGGGACCTTTCTCGACTGGGAAGGGAAAGTTGTGCCCTGGTGA